A single window of Cytobacillus dafuensis DNA harbors:
- a CDS encoding PrsW family glutamic-type intramembrane protease gives MINRNEQVAERFEKWKEERALLLKTIRKIYIYLIWVLLPIAIFFWLFIPVSRSMVIILFWSYYALWQFWMLSRSKTITWALFSRFFLVGTWVAGPIAALIMWSIHFVFADGASSINDVWSSSFIGPIVEEVVKLLPLLIFLFFTGKERQFSLADYALIGAALGTGFQFIEEVLRAWVSSRESLLASLFKTLLTSAEKVWGFDTLFPGYFQAGSIVAVGHHVWTAFVALGIGAAIIYRKRFGRIIWLLPSFLLLWAIFDHAMYNAQVSVLKPVLFVELAHFLSGQGHWYKWTFVLALLLAVYLDYKQLNRVKASLPLLPSEQLIEPFTELATLTQSFFKGPKQWGSMMGFFRERRAFGFALLLKEREGKRNKLQKRMTAIYQTVAVVVLLVLILGTFSQMAADSTYYFAGLFENLSTWWNKLNWYEKTGVIVTTALAIALFTVASGGGIIAAGFTGFGAAMVAKDVLDSSGAIANMIKNPKSAFGKWLEKAKQMPPQELTIAAAIVLLDALIKRFPATRALDELLNSLQKQAQHLGKKLKLDTHGPEPALAGTSHLPPHQTHTTFSEGSGSHTKNNGDSGKGDSGKGTGEIPKRTYEPSPKHDPKSGWGSPNPIPNTKIGQELLDNAYSSYKNKQLYNIYEGKLIKFQPDGDTGWHPYEVKNPAKEVPADVLRQLLKDGKITKVEYNKLLKNK, from the coding sequence ATGATTAATCGTAATGAACAAGTAGCTGAGAGATTTGAAAAGTGGAAAGAAGAGCGTGCTTTATTATTAAAGACTATTAGAAAAATATATATATATCTTATTTGGGTGCTACTGCCAATTGCAATTTTTTTCTGGCTGTTTATCCCTGTTAGCCGTAGTATGGTCATTATTTTGTTTTGGAGCTATTATGCTCTATGGCAATTTTGGATGCTTTCGCGCAGTAAAACAATTACATGGGCACTCTTTTCTCGTTTTTTTCTAGTTGGAACATGGGTGGCAGGGCCTATTGCTGCACTAATCATGTGGTCAATTCACTTTGTTTTTGCAGATGGTGCTTCATCGATAAATGATGTTTGGAGCTCTTCCTTTATAGGCCCTATTGTTGAAGAAGTTGTAAAACTACTGCCACTATTGATTTTTCTATTTTTTACGGGTAAAGAAAGACAATTCAGTTTAGCCGATTATGCTTTGATTGGTGCTGCTCTTGGTACGGGCTTCCAATTTATAGAAGAAGTATTGCGAGCATGGGTAAGCTCACGTGAATCGCTGCTAGCCTCTTTATTTAAAACTCTATTAACTTCAGCGGAAAAGGTTTGGGGATTTGACACTTTGTTTCCTGGATATTTTCAAGCAGGCAGCATTGTAGCAGTTGGTCACCATGTGTGGACAGCCTTTGTCGCGTTAGGAATTGGTGCCGCCATAATATATAGGAAGCGTTTCGGTCGAATCATTTGGCTTCTGCCTAGCTTTCTATTATTATGGGCCATCTTTGATCATGCTATGTATAATGCACAAGTTTCAGTGTTAAAACCAGTTCTTTTCGTGGAATTAGCCCACTTTTTATCAGGTCAGGGACATTGGTATAAGTGGACATTTGTACTGGCTCTTTTACTAGCAGTATACTTGGATTATAAACAACTAAATCGCGTGAAAGCTTCTTTGCCTCTGCTTCCAAGTGAGCAGCTCATCGAACCGTTTACCGAACTAGCAACATTGACTCAGTCCTTTTTTAAAGGACCCAAGCAGTGGGGAAGTATGATGGGCTTTTTCCGGGAAAGGAGAGCTTTCGGATTCGCCCTTCTTTTAAAAGAGAGGGAGGGAAAAAGAAATAAGCTGCAGAAAAGGATGACTGCCATTTACCAAACTGTTGCAGTTGTTGTTCTTTTAGTTCTCATTTTGGGGACTTTCTCGCAAATGGCAGCTGACTCCACCTATTATTTTGCTGGCTTGTTTGAAAACCTGTCGACTTGGTGGAACAAGCTAAACTGGTATGAAAAAACCGGCGTGATTGTAACAACTGCTCTTGCCATTGCTCTATTCACGGTAGCATCTGGCGGTGGAATCATTGCAGCAGGATTTACAGGCTTTGGTGCTGCGATGGTTGCCAAGGATGTGCTCGATAGTTCGGGCGCCATCGCCAATATGATCAAAAACCCAAAAAGCGCGTTCGGCAAGTGGCTGGAAAAAGCAAAACAAATGCCGCCGCAAGAACTCACCATTGCAGCTGCGATCGTCCTGCTTGATGCCCTAATCAAACGTTTTCCTGCAACAAGAGCACTAGACGAACTATTAAACTCCTTACAAAAACAAGCACAGCACCTCGGAAAAAAACTAAAGCTCGATACTCACGGACCAGAGCCAGCATTGGCAGGCACTAGCCACCTGCCACCACATCAAACCCATACCACTTTTAGTGAGGGGAGTGGGAGTCACACGAAGAACAATGGTGATTCGGGAAAAGGGGATTCTGGTAAGGGTACGGGTGAAATTCCTAAGAGAACATATGAGCCTAGTCCAAAACATGACCCGAAAAGTGGTTGGGGGAGTCCAAACCCTATCCCGAATACTAAAATAGGGCAAGAGTTATTGGACAATGCTTACTCT